The genomic segment TCGAATGGGAACCAAAATGCTAGAGACGGTGTGGATCCAAGTAATGGGGATAGAGGTAATAAGCTTTCTCGTTGGATAAAGAAACGACTAAGTTCACTCAAGCCAGCATCTTATAATGGGAATCAAAATGCTAGAGACGACGGTACCTTTTGGACAATGTGCAATAGATGCAAGGCACAAGGTAAATATATGAGGGATGATTGTCTTGATAAGGCCATACTTTGTCCACATTGTGATCACCCTTTCATTGCAAGTGAGATCAGTCCAGAGGCAAGTCCCCAAAACACAAGTGGTGGTACTTATTTCAAGAGATATTCTCCATCATCTGTTATATTCCACTTGAGTTGTTGTAAGGTCCAGGTCTTATAGTGGAAGGAGTCACAAGAAATAGTTGCTACCGCAGGAAGATTCTATAGAAGCCAGAGACATATGTGACAGAAGAAGtaagaactaaaagaaaatcACATTAAGAAGTTGAAGTTTCTATCTTTcaaggaacttttttttttgtaatctttttcattAGATGAAGttaaataatctttttttttttccattacaTATCACCACCTATTGTGTGTGTCACGTTTCCAAGTTGAAAAAGGAATGAAAAAGATAAGCATTTTGTTCACCTATTGTGTGTGTCAGCAGTCCAATATTTAATGTATCTTGAGGTGTGTATGATCTTATAATTAGAAACTGAAATAACTTTAAGTCATATCAGGAAGCTATTACTCAGCAAGCAAATAGGATCGAACGATTGAACCTTAACGAAATAGTATGGCTTTTGGTAGAACTGTGTCGAACCATGGATTCAAGATTGTATTCGAATTAGAGAAGAGCGTGTGTTATgtgtaccaaaaatataagTCATTAAAAACTGATGGTGATCTGTAATGGTCAATCACCATCACAgaatactctgtttcttcattaACTCGTTTGTTGTATTGAAACTACTATCTTCATTGTCAGCCAAATTAGTACCTTGAAAATATAACTCGATTTAACTTTAAAATCAGTTCATTAAAAGACTAATTAGTACTACTTCTACTACTATAAAGCTTTAGTAATTAAGAGAGCAAAGATAGAAACAGCCTTATACTGTAGTTAATAAtcaaagatcatcatcatcaatcaccacaaacaaagagaaaaaagaaatggaaactTCTGGACCTTTAGAGAATTTTGCCTTTTttaatttctagggtttttttatagcaaaaacacaaataaaaaaccTAATCGCCGTCACTAACCCAGAGAGATCTTAATCTCCTAAttacaaaacctaaaaaattaaattcgCTAATAATACGAAATATTCAAGCTCCACCAtgactcatcatcttcttaaaCTCATCGAAATTAACACAACCATCACCATCAGTATCAACTTTACTAATCATCTTCTTACAATCCTGAACAGAACACTTCTCTCCCAGATTCTTCATCACCGAGTGAAGCTCTTTCGCCGAGATCCTCCCGTTACCATCAAGATCATACAACTCAAACGCTTCCTTCAAATCGCTAACATCGTTCCGATTATTATTACCTCCACCTCCGGCTCCGATCCCGATTTGGAACAAAGCGACGAACTCGTCCAGATCTATGAATCCGTTACCGTCGAGATCGAACTGTTTCATCATCGTTACCGTCTCTTCCGGTGACGCTGTTGGTGAGAGAGCGCGGATCACTTCTTTGAGCTCGTCGACTGAGATTTTCCCGTCGCCGTTTTTGTCGAATCGTTGGAAGACTTTTCGGATGTCGTCCATTGAACCTAAACAGCTACGAACAACTCCGTTCGTCGACGACATTGTTACCGAATCtgagatttttgagagagattgagagaaacttaaaaaaaacggTTAGAGTTATgtgtggagaagaaggagatggttACAGAGTTGGTACTATAAAtaatgggaagaagaagagagagtgagtgacGTAATAACgcgtattttttaataaaacgcgTTAAGATTGAGTGAGCTGGAGGCATCTTTATTTAATCTATTTCTGTTTccaaatttttacttttacattttttaatgcTTCGATTCGATTGTATTAAGGAAAGTGTCTTTTTGATTAAAACATATGAGTGTAGGACAAGTTGGTCTACACCAAAttggtatataattttattttatttgtgtgGTTCACTATAAGagtcaattaattattttgaagaaatactaaattattttgaagaaattaatttacttttcatATTTATGTAGTTGTaatttaatattcatatttttatctggtttttatttgatttctacTATATTTTATGCTTCAAAatgattgtgattttttttttgttttttaagaaaatgcGTGTGACTTTATTAATTAAACATGGAATATTTGCACTCTAACACActtttttcaaaagtatttgCCATGTGACACACTTTCTACTATTTGGACATTTTCTCTATGTCTATTAACTATCATATCCTTTCACTACAACTCTATTTACAACAATGCCATCAAACTATAAATCTCTCTCTAGTTATCTAATTcacatgtttctttttcattattttc from the Camelina sativa cultivar DH55 chromosome 12, Cs, whole genome shotgun sequence genome contains:
- the LOC104732664 gene encoding calcium-binding protein CML24-like; translation: MSSTNGVVRSCLGSMDDIRKVFQRFDKNGDGKISVDELKEVIRALSPTASPEETVTMMKQFDLDGNGFIDLDEFVALFQIGIGAGGGGNNNRNDVSDLKEAFELYDLDGNGRISAKELHSVMKNLGEKCSVQDCKKMISKVDTDGDGCVNFDEFKKMMSHGGA